A window of the Lepus europaeus isolate LE1 chromosome 5, mLepTim1.pri, whole genome shotgun sequence genome harbors these coding sequences:
- the MTHFR gene encoding methylenetetrahydrofolate reductase (NADPH) isoform X2: MVNEARGNGGLQPRSEGSSSGSEGSKNSSRCSTPGLDPERHERLREKMRRRMESGDKWFSLEFFPPRTAQGAVNLISRFDQMAAGGPLFIDVTWHPAGDPGSDKETSSMMIASTAVNYCGLETMLHMTCCRQRREDITAHLHKAKQLGLKNILALRGDPVGDQWEEEEGGFNYAVDLVKHIRSEFGDYFDICVAGYPKGHPDAESLEADLKHLKEKVSAGADFIITQLFFAADTFFSFVNACTEMGITCPILPGIFPIQGYHSLRQLVKLSRLEVPQEIKDVIEPIKDNDAAIRNYGIELAVSLCQELLASGLVPGLHFYTLNREVATTEVLKRLGLWTEDPRRPLPWAVSAHPKRREEDVRPIFWASRPKSYIYRTQEWDEFPNGRWGNSSSPAFGELKDYYLFYLKSKCPREELLQMWGEELTSEESVFEVFVRYLSGEANPQGYKVTCLPWNDEPLAAETSLMKEELLRVNRQGILTVNSQPNINGKPSSDPVVGWGPSGGYVFQKAYLEFFTSRETVEALLQVLKNYELRVNYHIVDVKGENITNAPELQPNAVTWGIFPGREIIQPTVVDPVSFMFWKDEAFALWIEQWGKLYEEESPSRMIIQYIHDNYFLVNLVDNEFPLDNCLWQVLEDTFELLGRPARKEAETGAP; this comes from the exons ATGGTGAACGAGGCCCGAGGGAATGGCGGCCTCCAGCCCCGctcagaaggcagcagcagtggcagcgaGGGTTCCAAAAATAGTTCGAGGTGTTCCACGCCGGGCCTGGACCCTGAGCGGCACGAGAGACTGCGGGAGAAGATGCGGCGCAGGATGGAATCGGGGGACAAGTGGTTCTCCCTCGAGTTCTTCCCGCCACGGACTGCGCAGGGAGCTGTCAATCTCATCTCCAG GTTTGACCAGATGGCGGCAGGTGGCCCCCTCTTCATAGACGTGACCTGGCACCCAGCAGGCGACCCCGGTTCAGACAAGGAGACCTCCTCCATGATGATCGCCAGCACCGCCGTCAACTACTGCGGCCTGGAGACCATGCTGCACATGACTTGCTGCCGGCAGCGGCGGGAGGACATCACAGCCCATCTGCACAAGGCCAAGCAGCTGGGCCTGAAGAACATCCTGGCGCTGAGAGGAG ACCCCGTAGGGGACcagtgggaagaggaggagggaggtttCAACTACGCCGTAGACTTGGTGAAGCACATCCGGAGCGAGTTTGGGGACTACTTTGACATCTGTGTGGCAG GCTACCCCAAAGGCCACCCGGACGCCGAGAGCCTGGAGGCTGACCTGAAGCACCTGAAGGAGAAGGTGTCCGCGGGGGCCGACTTCATCATCACCCAGCTCTTCTTTGCGGCTGACACTTTTTTCAGCTTTGTGAATGCTTGCACTGAGATGGGCATCACCTGCCCCATCCTTCCTGGGATCTTTCCCATCCAG GGCTACCACTCCCTCCGGCAGCTTGTGAAGCTGTCCAGGCTGGAGGTGCCACAGGAGATCAAGGATGTGATTGAACCGATCAAAGACAACGACGCTGCCATCCGCAACTATGGCATCGAGCTGGCCGTGAgtctgtgccaggagcttctggccAGTGGCTTGGTGCCAGGCCTCCACTTCTACACCCTCAACCGGGAGGTGGCCACGACAGAGGTGCTGAAGCGCCTGGGCCTGTGGACTGAGGATCC CAGGCGCCCTCTGCCCTGGGCTGTCAGTGCCCATCCCAAGCGCCGAGAGGAAGACGTGCGTCCCATCTTCTGGGCCTCCAGACCCAAGAGTTACATCTACCGCACCCAGGAGTGGGACGAgttccccaatggccgctg gggcaactcctcctccccagccttcGGGGAGCTGAAGGACTACTACCTCTTCTACCTGAAGAGCAAGTGCCCCAGGGAGGAGCTGCTGCAGATGTGGGGCGAGGAGCTGACCAGCGAGGAGAGCGTCTTTGAAGTCTTTGTTCGCTACCTCTCGGGAGAGGCGAACCCGCAGGGCTACAAA gTGACGTGCCTGCCCTGGAACGACGAGCCCTTGGCGGCCGAGACGAGCCTCATGAAGGAGGAGCTGCTGCGAGTGAACCGCCAGGGCATCCTCACCGTCAACTCACAGCCTAACATCAACGGGAAGCCGTCGTCGGACCCCGTCGTGGGCTGGGGCCCGAGCGGGGGCTACGTCTTCCAGAAG GCCTACCTGGAATTCTTCACTTCCCGCGAGACTGTGGAGGCTCTCCTGCAGGTGCTGAAGAACTATGAGCTCCGGGTTAATTACCACATTGTCGACGTGAAG GGTGAGAACATCACCAATGCCCCTGAGCTGCAACCCAATGCAGTCACCTGGGGCATTTTCCCGGGGCGAGAGATCATCCAGCCCACAGTGGTGGATCCTGTCAGCTTCATGTTCTGGAAG gATGAGGCCTTCGCTCTGTGGATTGAGCAGTGGGGCAAGCTGTACGAGGAGGAGTCCCCGTCCCGCATGATCATCCAGTACATCCACGACAACTACTTCCTGGTCAACCTGGTGGACAATGAGTTCCCGCTGGACAACTGCCTGTGGCAGGTGCTGGAAGACACCTTTGAGCTGCTGGGCAGGCCGGCTCGGAAGGAGGCAGAGACGGGGGCGCCGTGA
- the MTHFR gene encoding methylenetetrahydrofolate reductase (NADPH) isoform X1, which translates to MDLPAGHRCPSPGSWAPQARGRLSVPPSISRNPAMVNEARGNGGLQPRSEGSSSGSEGSKNSSRCSTPGLDPERHERLREKMRRRMESGDKWFSLEFFPPRTAQGAVNLISRFDQMAAGGPLFIDVTWHPAGDPGSDKETSSMMIASTAVNYCGLETMLHMTCCRQRREDITAHLHKAKQLGLKNILALRGDPVGDQWEEEEGGFNYAVDLVKHIRSEFGDYFDICVAGYPKGHPDAESLEADLKHLKEKVSAGADFIITQLFFAADTFFSFVNACTEMGITCPILPGIFPIQGYHSLRQLVKLSRLEVPQEIKDVIEPIKDNDAAIRNYGIELAVSLCQELLASGLVPGLHFYTLNREVATTEVLKRLGLWTEDPRRPLPWAVSAHPKRREEDVRPIFWASRPKSYIYRTQEWDEFPNGRWGNSSSPAFGELKDYYLFYLKSKCPREELLQMWGEELTSEESVFEVFVRYLSGEANPQGYKVTCLPWNDEPLAAETSLMKEELLRVNRQGILTVNSQPNINGKPSSDPVVGWGPSGGYVFQKAYLEFFTSRETVEALLQVLKNYELRVNYHIVDVKGENITNAPELQPNAVTWGIFPGREIIQPTVVDPVSFMFWKDEAFALWIEQWGKLYEEESPSRMIIQYIHDNYFLVNLVDNEFPLDNCLWQVLEDTFELLGRPARKEAETGAP; encoded by the exons ATGGACCTCCCAGCGGGGCACCGCTGCCCCTCCCCAGGATCGtgggccccccaggcccgcgggaggCTCTCTGTGCCGCCGTCCATCAG CAGGAACCCGGCCATGGTGAACGAGGCCCGAGGGAATGGCGGCCTCCAGCCCCGctcagaaggcagcagcagtggcagcgaGGGTTCCAAAAATAGTTCGAGGTGTTCCACGCCGGGCCTGGACCCTGAGCGGCACGAGAGACTGCGGGAGAAGATGCGGCGCAGGATGGAATCGGGGGACAAGTGGTTCTCCCTCGAGTTCTTCCCGCCACGGACTGCGCAGGGAGCTGTCAATCTCATCTCCAG GTTTGACCAGATGGCGGCAGGTGGCCCCCTCTTCATAGACGTGACCTGGCACCCAGCAGGCGACCCCGGTTCAGACAAGGAGACCTCCTCCATGATGATCGCCAGCACCGCCGTCAACTACTGCGGCCTGGAGACCATGCTGCACATGACTTGCTGCCGGCAGCGGCGGGAGGACATCACAGCCCATCTGCACAAGGCCAAGCAGCTGGGCCTGAAGAACATCCTGGCGCTGAGAGGAG ACCCCGTAGGGGACcagtgggaagaggaggagggaggtttCAACTACGCCGTAGACTTGGTGAAGCACATCCGGAGCGAGTTTGGGGACTACTTTGACATCTGTGTGGCAG GCTACCCCAAAGGCCACCCGGACGCCGAGAGCCTGGAGGCTGACCTGAAGCACCTGAAGGAGAAGGTGTCCGCGGGGGCCGACTTCATCATCACCCAGCTCTTCTTTGCGGCTGACACTTTTTTCAGCTTTGTGAATGCTTGCACTGAGATGGGCATCACCTGCCCCATCCTTCCTGGGATCTTTCCCATCCAG GGCTACCACTCCCTCCGGCAGCTTGTGAAGCTGTCCAGGCTGGAGGTGCCACAGGAGATCAAGGATGTGATTGAACCGATCAAAGACAACGACGCTGCCATCCGCAACTATGGCATCGAGCTGGCCGTGAgtctgtgccaggagcttctggccAGTGGCTTGGTGCCAGGCCTCCACTTCTACACCCTCAACCGGGAGGTGGCCACGACAGAGGTGCTGAAGCGCCTGGGCCTGTGGACTGAGGATCC CAGGCGCCCTCTGCCCTGGGCTGTCAGTGCCCATCCCAAGCGCCGAGAGGAAGACGTGCGTCCCATCTTCTGGGCCTCCAGACCCAAGAGTTACATCTACCGCACCCAGGAGTGGGACGAgttccccaatggccgctg gggcaactcctcctccccagccttcGGGGAGCTGAAGGACTACTACCTCTTCTACCTGAAGAGCAAGTGCCCCAGGGAGGAGCTGCTGCAGATGTGGGGCGAGGAGCTGACCAGCGAGGAGAGCGTCTTTGAAGTCTTTGTTCGCTACCTCTCGGGAGAGGCGAACCCGCAGGGCTACAAA gTGACGTGCCTGCCCTGGAACGACGAGCCCTTGGCGGCCGAGACGAGCCTCATGAAGGAGGAGCTGCTGCGAGTGAACCGCCAGGGCATCCTCACCGTCAACTCACAGCCTAACATCAACGGGAAGCCGTCGTCGGACCCCGTCGTGGGCTGGGGCCCGAGCGGGGGCTACGTCTTCCAGAAG GCCTACCTGGAATTCTTCACTTCCCGCGAGACTGTGGAGGCTCTCCTGCAGGTGCTGAAGAACTATGAGCTCCGGGTTAATTACCACATTGTCGACGTGAAG GGTGAGAACATCACCAATGCCCCTGAGCTGCAACCCAATGCAGTCACCTGGGGCATTTTCCCGGGGCGAGAGATCATCCAGCCCACAGTGGTGGATCCTGTCAGCTTCATGTTCTGGAAG gATGAGGCCTTCGCTCTGTGGATTGAGCAGTGGGGCAAGCTGTACGAGGAGGAGTCCCCGTCCCGCATGATCATCCAGTACATCCACGACAACTACTTCCTGGTCAACCTGGTGGACAATGAGTTCCCGCTGGACAACTGCCTGTGGCAGGTGCTGGAAGACACCTTTGAGCTGCTGGGCAGGCCGGCTCGGAAGGAGGCAGAGACGGGGGCGCCGTGA
- the MTHFR gene encoding methylenetetrahydrofolate reductase (NADPH) isoform X3 has protein sequence MAASSPAQKAAAVAARVPKIVRGVPRRAWTLSGTRDCGRRCGAGWNRGTSGSPSSSSRHGLRRELSISSPAGDPGSDKETSSMMIASTAVNYCGLETMLHMTCCRQRREDITAHLHKAKQLGLKNILALRGDPVGDQWEEEEGGFNYAVDLVKHIRSEFGDYFDICVAGYPKGHPDAESLEADLKHLKEKVSAGADFIITQLFFAADTFFSFVNACTEMGITCPILPGIFPIQGYHSLRQLVKLSRLEVPQEIKDVIEPIKDNDAAIRNYGIELAVSLCQELLASGLVPGLHFYTLNREVATTEVLKRLGLWTEDPRRPLPWAVSAHPKRREEDVRPIFWASRPKSYIYRTQEWDEFPNGRWGNSSSPAFGELKDYYLFYLKSKCPREELLQMWGEELTSEESVFEVFVRYLSGEANPQGYKVTCLPWNDEPLAAETSLMKEELLRVNRQGILTVNSQPNINGKPSSDPVVGWGPSGGYVFQKAYLEFFTSRETVEALLQVLKNYELRVNYHIVDVKGENITNAPELQPNAVTWGIFPGREIIQPTVVDPVSFMFWKDEAFALWIEQWGKLYEEESPSRMIIQYIHDNYFLVNLVDNEFPLDNCLWQVLEDTFELLGRPARKEAETGAP, from the exons ATGGCGGCCTCCAGCCCCGctcagaaggcagcagcagtggcagcgaGGGTTCCAAAAATAGTTCGAGGTGTTCCACGCCGGGCCTGGACCCTGAGCGGCACGAGAGACTGCGGGAGAAGATGCGGCGCAGGATGGAATCGGGGGACAAGTGGTTCTCCCTCGAGTTCTTCCCGCCACGGACTGCGCAGGGAGCTGTCAATCTCATCTCCAG CAGGCGACCCCGGTTCAGACAAGGAGACCTCCTCCATGATGATCGCCAGCACCGCCGTCAACTACTGCGGCCTGGAGACCATGCTGCACATGACTTGCTGCCGGCAGCGGCGGGAGGACATCACAGCCCATCTGCACAAGGCCAAGCAGCTGGGCCTGAAGAACATCCTGGCGCTGAGAGGAG ACCCCGTAGGGGACcagtgggaagaggaggagggaggtttCAACTACGCCGTAGACTTGGTGAAGCACATCCGGAGCGAGTTTGGGGACTACTTTGACATCTGTGTGGCAG GCTACCCCAAAGGCCACCCGGACGCCGAGAGCCTGGAGGCTGACCTGAAGCACCTGAAGGAGAAGGTGTCCGCGGGGGCCGACTTCATCATCACCCAGCTCTTCTTTGCGGCTGACACTTTTTTCAGCTTTGTGAATGCTTGCACTGAGATGGGCATCACCTGCCCCATCCTTCCTGGGATCTTTCCCATCCAG GGCTACCACTCCCTCCGGCAGCTTGTGAAGCTGTCCAGGCTGGAGGTGCCACAGGAGATCAAGGATGTGATTGAACCGATCAAAGACAACGACGCTGCCATCCGCAACTATGGCATCGAGCTGGCCGTGAgtctgtgccaggagcttctggccAGTGGCTTGGTGCCAGGCCTCCACTTCTACACCCTCAACCGGGAGGTGGCCACGACAGAGGTGCTGAAGCGCCTGGGCCTGTGGACTGAGGATCC CAGGCGCCCTCTGCCCTGGGCTGTCAGTGCCCATCCCAAGCGCCGAGAGGAAGACGTGCGTCCCATCTTCTGGGCCTCCAGACCCAAGAGTTACATCTACCGCACCCAGGAGTGGGACGAgttccccaatggccgctg gggcaactcctcctccccagccttcGGGGAGCTGAAGGACTACTACCTCTTCTACCTGAAGAGCAAGTGCCCCAGGGAGGAGCTGCTGCAGATGTGGGGCGAGGAGCTGACCAGCGAGGAGAGCGTCTTTGAAGTCTTTGTTCGCTACCTCTCGGGAGAGGCGAACCCGCAGGGCTACAAA gTGACGTGCCTGCCCTGGAACGACGAGCCCTTGGCGGCCGAGACGAGCCTCATGAAGGAGGAGCTGCTGCGAGTGAACCGCCAGGGCATCCTCACCGTCAACTCACAGCCTAACATCAACGGGAAGCCGTCGTCGGACCCCGTCGTGGGCTGGGGCCCGAGCGGGGGCTACGTCTTCCAGAAG GCCTACCTGGAATTCTTCACTTCCCGCGAGACTGTGGAGGCTCTCCTGCAGGTGCTGAAGAACTATGAGCTCCGGGTTAATTACCACATTGTCGACGTGAAG GGTGAGAACATCACCAATGCCCCTGAGCTGCAACCCAATGCAGTCACCTGGGGCATTTTCCCGGGGCGAGAGATCATCCAGCCCACAGTGGTGGATCCTGTCAGCTTCATGTTCTGGAAG gATGAGGCCTTCGCTCTGTGGATTGAGCAGTGGGGCAAGCTGTACGAGGAGGAGTCCCCGTCCCGCATGATCATCCAGTACATCCACGACAACTACTTCCTGGTCAACCTGGTGGACAATGAGTTCCCGCTGGACAACTGCCTGTGGCAGGTGCTGGAAGACACCTTTGAGCTGCTGGGCAGGCCGGCTCGGAAGGAGGCAGAGACGGGGGCGCCGTGA